A stretch of the Borreliella spielmanii genome encodes the following:
- the cheD gene encoding chemoreceptor glutamine deamidase CheD has protein sequence MLNHFNFKLKRDVTIIVPGEAFVSNKRVISTILGSCIAVVLWDESSNLIGMNHYVLVKSDLDISPDQRGRYGIYAIPMLINAMLENGANKGNLKAKLFGGTNFMAKGSVKVGLENSEFAVNTLNKYRIPILAKDFDQSKSRKIFAFPENFKVIVEYPDGTKVF, from the coding sequence ATGTTAAATCATTTTAATTTTAAATTAAAACGAGATGTTACAATAATAGTTCCAGGCGAAGCTTTTGTTTCAAATAAAAGAGTTATTTCTACAATCCTCGGTTCTTGTATTGCTGTTGTGCTTTGGGACGAATCAAGCAATTTAATTGGAATGAATCATTATGTTCTAGTCAAGTCAGATCTTGATATATCTCCTGATCAAAGGGGAAGGTATGGAATTTATGCTATTCCCATGTTAATAAATGCAATGTTAGAAAATGGAGCTAATAAAGGTAATCTTAAAGCCAAGCTTTTTGGGGGAACTAATTTTATGGCAAAAGGATCGGTTAAGGTGGGACTTGAAAATTCAGAGTTTGCTGTTAATACATTAAATAAGTATCGTATTCCAATCTTAGCTAAAGATTTTGATCAATCTAAGTCAAGAAAGATTTTTGCTTTTCCTGAAAACTTTAAAGTTATTGTGGAATATCCAGATGGAACAAAGGTTTTTTAA
- a CDS encoding D-alanyl-D-alanine carboxypeptidase family protein, whose translation MNSICIIEKLLLTLFLFFLLLCGDLFSVNLAEINKLSLHAKSIVLMDFDTKRVLYSKKPNLVFPPASLTKIVTIYTALIEAGKRNIKLKSIVPISDSASYYNAPLNSSLMFLEKGQIVNFEEILKGLSVSSGNDASIAIAEFVVGDLNSFVNLMNINVMNLGLFNMHFVEPSGYSNENKITALDMAFFVKSYIEKFKFMLNIHSLKYFVYPKSKNLGTTLTSKFLNLKQRNANLLIDDYPYSDGLKTGYIKESGLNLVATAQKGDRRLIAVVLGVEKGINRSGERMRALIAKNLFEYGFNEYSKFPLIVKLKEKVYNGIVDTVALFSKEPFYYVFTKDEFNKLNISYTVDKLVAPLTGDMPVGRAVIFLENEKVGDIALFSSKVNKLGFWQGLYKSFINFF comes from the coding sequence ATGAATAGTATCTGTATTATTGAAAAATTATTATTAACTTTATTTTTATTTTTTTTATTACTTTGTGGTGATCTTTTTTCGGTTAATTTAGCTGAGATTAATAAATTATCTTTGCATGCAAAGTCAATAGTTTTAATGGATTTTGATACTAAGCGGGTACTTTATTCTAAAAAGCCCAATTTGGTTTTTCCTCCGGCATCACTTACAAAGATTGTTACAATTTATACAGCTTTAATTGAGGCTGGAAAGCGAAATATAAAATTAAAAAGCATAGTTCCTATTAGTGATTCTGCTTCATATTATAATGCGCCCTTGAATTCTTCTTTAATGTTTTTAGAAAAAGGTCAAATTGTTAATTTTGAAGAAATTTTAAAAGGGCTTTCCGTTTCTTCAGGTAATGATGCTTCTATTGCAATTGCTGAGTTTGTAGTAGGCGATTTAAATAGTTTTGTTAATTTGATGAATATTAATGTCATGAATTTAGGGCTTTTTAATATGCATTTTGTTGAACCTTCTGGATACAGTAATGAGAATAAAATTACAGCGCTGGATATGGCTTTTTTTGTAAAATCTTATATAGAAAAGTTTAAATTTATGCTTAATATCCATTCCTTAAAGTATTTTGTTTATCCAAAGAGTAAAAATTTAGGAACTACTTTAACATCAAAATTTTTAAACTTAAAACAAAGAAATGCTAATTTATTAATAGATGATTATCCTTATTCAGATGGTCTTAAAACGGGCTATATTAAGGAATCAGGCTTAAATCTTGTTGCAACTGCTCAAAAGGGCGATCGAAGATTAATAGCGGTTGTATTGGGAGTTGAAAAAGGAATTAACAGGTCTGGAGAGAGGATGAGGGCTTTGATTGCAAAAAATTTATTTGAATATGGATTTAATGAATATTCCAAATTTCCTTTAATAGTAAAATTAAAAGAAAAAGTCTATAATGGTATAGTAGATACAGTAGCTCTTTTTTCTAAAGAGCCTTTTTATTATGTTTTTACTAAAGATGAATTTAATAAACTTAATATAAGTTATACTGTTGATAAGTTAGTTGCTCCACTTACTGGGGATATGCCTGTTGGGAGGGCTGTGATTTTTTTAGAAAATGAAAAGGTAGGGGATATTGCTTTGTTTAGTAGTAAGGTAAATAAATTAGGGTTTTGGCAAGGCCTTTATAAGAGTTTTATAAATTTTTTTTAA
- a CDS encoding lactate permease LctP family transporter gives MNSYDFIAALAPIILIIIGLGIIKKPAYYVIPISLIITIALVMLYKNLGIANTSLAILEGALIGIWPIATVIIAAIFTYKMSEDQKDIETIKILLSNVSSDKRIMVLLVAWGFGNFLEGVAGYGTAVAIPVSILIAMGFEPFFACLICLIMNTSSTAYGSVGIPIISLAQATNLDVNNLSAKIALQLILPTLTIPFVLVILTGGGIKGLKGVFLLTLLSGMSMAISQIFISKTLGPELPAILGSILSMTITIVYAKFFVNKEMHVEHKNKSTIPLSKGIIACSPYILIVTFIVLVSPLFNKIHEYLKTFQSTISIYPEANPLHFKWITSPGFLIILATIISYSIRGVPIFKQLKIFILTLKKMALSSFIIICIVAISRLMTHSGMIRDLANGISIITGQFGPLFSPLIGAIGTFLTGSDTVSNVLFGPLQTQMAENIGTNPYWLAAANTTGATGGKMISPQNITIATTTAGLIGQEGKLLSKTITYALCYILATGLLVYLV, from the coding sequence ATGAATTCTTATGATTTTATAGCAGCTTTGGCACCAATAATTCTAATAATTATTGGACTTGGCATAATAAAAAAGCCTGCTTACTATGTAATACCTATATCATTAATAATCACTATTGCTCTAGTTATGCTTTATAAAAACTTAGGAATAGCAAACACAAGTCTTGCAATACTTGAAGGCGCCTTAATAGGAATATGGCCAATAGCAACCGTAATTATTGCTGCCATATTTACATACAAAATGTCAGAAGATCAAAAAGATATAGAAACTATTAAAATTCTTTTATCAAACGTATCTTCTGATAAAAGAATTATGGTCTTGCTAGTGGCGTGGGGATTTGGAAATTTCTTAGAAGGAGTTGCTGGATATGGAACTGCCGTTGCAATCCCCGTGTCAATATTAATAGCAATGGGATTTGAACCATTTTTTGCTTGCTTAATCTGTTTAATAATGAATACCTCTTCAACCGCTTATGGATCTGTGGGAATTCCTATAATATCTTTAGCTCAAGCAACCAACTTAGATGTTAACAATCTTTCAGCTAAGATTGCATTACAACTAATACTTCCAACCTTAACAATACCTTTTGTATTAGTAATTCTTACAGGAGGAGGCATCAAGGGATTAAAAGGGGTGTTTCTTCTTACTCTACTCTCAGGAATGTCGATGGCAATATCTCAAATATTTATATCAAAAACTTTAGGCCCAGAGCTTCCTGCAATCCTTGGGAGCATCCTTTCTATGACAATAACAATAGTTTATGCAAAGTTTTTTGTAAATAAAGAAATGCATGTCGAACACAAAAACAAAAGCACAATACCTTTATCAAAAGGAATTATTGCCTGCTCACCCTACATTTTAATAGTAACGTTTATAGTACTTGTATCTCCTCTTTTTAACAAAATTCACGAATACCTAAAAACTTTCCAAAGCACTATTAGCATTTATCCAGAAGCAAATCCCCTACACTTTAAATGGATTACCTCTCCGGGCTTCTTGATTATACTTGCAACAATAATATCCTACTCAATACGAGGAGTTCCAATATTTAAACAACTAAAAATATTTATACTAACCCTTAAAAAAATGGCATTATCTTCATTTATAATCATATGTATTGTTGCAATATCAAGATTAATGACACACAGTGGAATGATAAGAGATCTTGCCAATGGAATCTCAATAATAACAGGTCAATTTGGTCCATTATTTAGTCCACTAATTGGGGCTATTGGAACATTTTTAACAGGAAGTGACACAGTTTCAAATGTTCTTTTTGGACCTTTGCAAACACAAATGGCAGAAAATATTGGAACAAATCCTTACTGGCTTGCAGCAGCAAATACAACAGGAGCAACTGGAGGAAAGATGATTTCTCCCCAAAACATCACAATAGCAACAACAACAGCTGGATTAATTGGACAAGAAGGCAAGCTTTTATCAAAAACAATAACTTACGCTTTATGCTACATTTTAGCAACAGGATTGCTAGTTTATTTAGTATAA